In one Rhodoligotrophos defluvii genomic region, the following are encoded:
- a CDS encoding diaminopropionate ammonia-lyase, whose amino-acid sequence MAFVSNALPRFKQTLSDAERAWVGEAAPQRVRPFLALWGEVTPTPLVPLPDIAAEAGVDSVLIKDEGRRLGLGSFKALGGAYAVMTLVRQMLQQQLGREVGIAELLSPAARAFARTVTVCCATDGNHGKSVAAGARLVGCRSVIFVHAGVTQARADSIGADEIVRVDGTYDDSVNEAERVSRERGWLLVSDTSWPGYEEIPGLVCQGYTVLAEEVLEQSADMGFGPPTHVFLQAGVGGFASGVAGYLADRLGPGRCKAVIVEPERAACLYRSAGLGRLTSIPATEPTVMAMLECYTPSLIAWRILEKVAHGFMTVSEDHAKDAVRRLAFRSDGEPIVAGESGAAGLAGFLAAAADPALRAALVLGPDSRVLLINTETASDPASYARIVGRPPEEIAARRRFAAS is encoded by the coding sequence ATGGCTTTCGTTTCGAACGCACTGCCGCGGTTCAAGCAGACTCTGTCCGATGCGGAGAGAGCGTGGGTCGGCGAGGCGGCGCCCCAGAGAGTGCGCCCCTTTCTGGCGTTATGGGGTGAGGTGACCCCCACGCCGCTCGTTCCGCTGCCAGACATCGCGGCAGAGGCCGGTGTGGACAGCGTCCTCATCAAGGACGAAGGGCGGCGGCTTGGACTCGGAAGCTTCAAGGCTCTGGGTGGCGCCTATGCGGTGATGACCCTGGTCAGGCAGATGCTGCAGCAGCAGCTCGGGCGGGAGGTCGGTATTGCCGAGCTGCTCTCCCCTGCGGCGCGCGCCTTCGCGCGCACGGTGACCGTGTGCTGCGCGACCGACGGCAATCACGGGAAGTCGGTGGCCGCCGGGGCACGCCTCGTGGGCTGCAGATCGGTGATCTTCGTTCATGCCGGCGTGACGCAAGCGCGCGCCGACTCCATCGGCGCCGACGAGATCGTCCGCGTCGACGGGACGTATGATGACTCGGTCAACGAGGCTGAACGCGTCAGCCGCGAGCGCGGGTGGCTCCTGGTCTCCGACACGTCCTGGCCGGGCTATGAGGAGATCCCGGGGCTGGTCTGCCAAGGCTATACGGTGCTGGCCGAAGAAGTGCTCGAGCAGAGCGCCGACATGGGCTTTGGCCCGCCGACGCATGTTTTCCTGCAGGCGGGCGTCGGAGGTTTTGCCAGCGGCGTCGCCGGCTATCTCGCGGATCGGCTCGGACCCGGCCGCTGCAAAGCCGTCATCGTGGAGCCGGAGCGCGCCGCCTGCCTCTATCGCAGCGCGGGGCTTGGACGGCTCACGAGCATTCCGGCCACCGAGCCAACGGTGATGGCCATGCTCGAATGTTATACCCCTTCGCTGATTGCCTGGCGCATCCTCGAGAAGGTTGCCCACGGCTTCATGACAGTGAGCGAGGACCATGCGAAGGATGCGGTGCGGCGGTTGGCCTTTCGCAGCGATGGCGAGCCCATCGTTGCCGGCGAGAGCGGAGCGGCCGGCCTCGCTGGGTTTCTCGCTGCGGCCGCCGATCCCGCGTTGCGCGCTGCCCTCGTGCTCGGCCCCGACAGCCGTGTGCTGCTGATCAATACCGAGACGGCAAGCGATCCAGCGTCTTATGCTCGCATCGTTGGCCGGCCGCCGGAGGAGATCGCCGCGCGCCGCCGCTTCGCGGCCTCGTGA
- a CDS encoding Ldh family oxidoreductase, whose translation MRITVDRLRGIYESFARGHGAGAEEAAIFAEGLLRADLRGHHTQGIGLLPYFDQLFSAEVMRFGQPLTVERESPATVLLDGHGGVGHVIGVRAMDMAIDKAASSGIGLATVRRSGDCGMASNYAIRAMERGMIGISMSTGPLLVAPWGGRDAYFCTNPLAIAVPAGKHDPIVIDMATSAYSMGKVVLTARDGQHLGEKGVVDQNGIYTDDPARVILDVMDRESRMSGALIPAGPKGFGMLLLVDILSALLSGERDWQEERPADPSGRAAYYAQTFIAISIEHFQDPDAFAAAADRMIETLIRSRPAQGFSAVRLPGGGAADTEREYRANGINLRDEEWAMVEQLASRRGIALDV comes from the coding sequence ATGCGCATAACGGTAGATCGCCTGCGCGGCATTTATGAAAGCTTTGCGCGCGGCCATGGCGCCGGTGCCGAGGAAGCGGCCATTTTTGCGGAGGGCCTGTTGCGGGCGGACCTTCGCGGCCACCACACCCAGGGTATTGGGCTGCTTCCCTATTTCGACCAGCTGTTCAGCGCCGAGGTCATGCGCTTCGGCCAGCCCCTGACGGTCGAGCGTGAATCGCCGGCCACCGTATTGCTCGATGGACATGGGGGCGTCGGCCATGTCATCGGCGTGCGCGCCATGGACATGGCGATCGACAAGGCCGCAAGCTCGGGCATCGGCTTGGCAACCGTCCGTCGCTCCGGCGATTGCGGCATGGCCTCGAACTACGCCATTCGCGCGATGGAGCGCGGAATGATCGGCATTTCCATGAGCACCGGTCCGCTGCTTGTCGCGCCGTGGGGCGGCCGCGATGCCTATTTCTGCACCAATCCCCTGGCAATCGCGGTGCCGGCCGGCAAGCATGATCCGATCGTGATCGACATGGCGACCAGCGCCTATTCCATGGGCAAGGTCGTGCTGACCGCCCGCGACGGCCAGCACCTCGGCGAGAAGGGGGTCGTCGACCAGAATGGGATCTACACGGACGACCCCGCCCGGGTGATCCTCGACGTCATGGACCGGGAATCCCGCATGTCCGGCGCTCTCATTCCGGCCGGACCGAAGGGCTTCGGCATGCTGCTGCTGGTCGACATTCTGTCCGCGCTTCTGAGTGGCGAGCGTGACTGGCAGGAGGAGCGCCCGGCGGATCCGAGCGGCCGTGCGGCCTATTACGCCCAGACCTTCATCGCCATTTCCATCGAGCATTTCCAGGACCCTGACGCCTTTGCCGCGGCCGCCGACCGGATGATCGAGACCCTCATTCGGTCGCGGCCGGCGCAGGGGTTCAGCGCCGTTCGCCTGCCCGGCGGTGGCGCCGCCGACACCGAACGGGAATACCGCGCCAACGGGATCAATCTGCGCGACGAGGAATGGGCGATGGTCGAGCAGCTCGCAAGCCGGCGCGGGATCGCTCTCGATGTCTAG
- a CDS encoding LysR substrate-binding domain-containing protein, which produces MRLPNLRQLHMFRILMQTQNVTEAARQLNVTQPAVSKMIASLESSLGVRLFRRVRGRLYPSGDASRLLIEVERLFVQLEALNDGMDGLRSSQAGTVAISAIPSLASSVVASCLADFARERPHIRTLLMSENSANMINQVGLHQVDLGFMYNHPGPDKSLTAELVAELEVVGVLHKDHPLAENAVLTPQLLESHPVILWEQNTPPSQLVREAFLREGLVPRDRFETNTSSVAKAMAARGIGVALIDPTIMLGDPEQGLVMRTFRPRIPLRIFCIQSIYRPASQLAHRFLEEFRLTMNGFAAQLQLDHDEISS; this is translated from the coding sequence ATGCGCCTTCCCAACCTTCGCCAGCTGCACATGTTCCGCATTCTGATGCAGACGCAGAACGTGACGGAGGCGGCCCGCCAGCTGAACGTGACGCAGCCGGCGGTGAGCAAGATGATCGCGAGCCTGGAGAGCAGCTTGGGCGTGCGCCTGTTCCGGCGAGTGCGCGGCCGGCTCTATCCAAGCGGAGACGCCTCGCGGCTGCTGATCGAGGTCGAGCGCCTGTTCGTGCAGCTGGAAGCGCTGAATGACGGGATGGACGGCCTGCGCTCGAGCCAGGCCGGGACGGTGGCCATCTCGGCCATTCCATCGCTGGCAAGCTCGGTGGTGGCCAGCTGCCTGGCCGATTTCGCGCGGGAAAGGCCTCATATCCGCACGCTGCTGATGTCGGAGAACTCGGCCAACATGATCAACCAGGTGGGGCTGCACCAGGTGGATCTCGGCTTCATGTACAACCATCCCGGCCCGGACAAATCACTCACCGCGGAGCTGGTGGCCGAGCTCGAAGTGGTGGGCGTGCTGCATAAAGACCATCCGCTGGCGGAGAATGCGGTGCTGACGCCCCAGCTTCTCGAAAGCCATCCCGTCATCCTCTGGGAGCAGAATACGCCGCCGAGCCAGCTCGTGCGCGAGGCCTTCCTGCGGGAGGGACTGGTGCCGAGGGACCGGTTCGAGACCAATACCTCGTCGGTGGCCAAGGCCATGGCCGCCAGGGGCATCGGCGTGGCGCTGATCGATCCCACCATCATGCTGGGCGATCCGGAGCAGGGACTGGTCATGCGGACGTTCCGTCCACGGATTCCGCTGCGCATCTTCTGTATACAGTCGATCTACCGGCCGGCGTCGCAGCTGGCGCATCGCTTCCTGGAGGAGTTCCGGCTCACCATGAACGGCTTCGCAGCCCAGCTGCAGCTCGATCATGATGAGATCTCATCGTGA
- a CDS encoding Lrp/AsnC family transcriptional regulator: MPRQPDVPPDEFDLKILRLMQLDNLTPQREIAERVGLSAPAVARRLQRLRKTGIIKSDVSVIDQAAVGRPLTIIVQIAAESERLDLIDEMKARFARCPQVQQCYYVTGETDFILIMNVRDMAEYTELTRVLFFEGGNVKSFRTCVAMQSVKANGPVPLPPVGS; encoded by the coding sequence ATGCCGCGGCAGCCTGACGTCCCGCCCGATGAATTCGATCTGAAAATCCTGCGATTGATGCAGCTGGACAATCTCACGCCGCAGCGGGAAATCGCCGAGCGTGTCGGCCTCTCGGCCCCGGCCGTCGCGAGGCGCCTGCAGCGGCTGCGCAAGACCGGCATCATCAAGAGCGACGTTTCGGTCATAGACCAGGCTGCGGTCGGCCGGCCGCTCACCATCATCGTCCAAATTGCCGCCGAGAGCGAACGGCTCGACCTGATCGACGAGATGAAGGCCAGGTTCGCGCGCTGCCCCCAGGTCCAGCAGTGCTATTATGTCACCGGCGAGACCGACTTCATCCTGATCATGAATGTCAGGGACATGGCGGAATACACCGAGCTCACGCGCGTCCTGTTCTTCGAGGGCGGCAACGTGAAGAGCTTTCGCACATGCGTGGCCATGCAAAGCGTGAAGGCCAACGGACCGGTGCCGCTGCCGCCGGTCGGGAGCTGA
- a CDS encoding arginase family protein, whose translation MSVSQDSATRFGLQSFMGAPLSRDLSRAKVAILGIPYDSGTHPARIGSRFGPSAIREQSALVRAYELPDQDFDPIATLGAVDYGNVQVFPSSVRESFEAIEQMVGEIVGHGVIPVTMGGDGAVTLPQLRALHRRYPDLVVLHIDAHTDTYPEDGIDRIRYSTATTFARAAEEGLVQTAHSFHVGTRGPTYLQNAWSHASALGYRVIPDHLMRKRGMEDVLAEIHDTLAGRPVYLCFDMDIFDPSCAPGVCTPTWGGLTAYEGLSLIRALKGLKIVAYDVNTVSPPHDPTGMTAFLAASCMREFLFHAAQGQAHAR comes from the coding sequence ATGAGCGTAAGCCAGGACAGTGCGACGCGGTTCGGCCTGCAGAGCTTCATGGGCGCGCCCCTGTCGCGCGACCTGAGCCGTGCCAAGGTGGCCATTCTCGGCATCCCCTATGACAGCGGCACGCATCCGGCCCGGATCGGCTCGCGCTTCGGGCCTTCTGCCATTCGCGAGCAGTCGGCGCTGGTGCGCGCCTACGAGCTGCCGGATCAGGACTTCGACCCGATCGCCACGCTCGGCGCGGTGGATTACGGCAATGTGCAGGTGTTTCCGTCGTCAGTGCGGGAGTCGTTCGAGGCGATCGAGCAGATGGTGGGGGAGATCGTCGGCCACGGCGTCATCCCCGTGACCATGGGCGGCGACGGCGCCGTGACCCTGCCGCAGCTGCGGGCTCTGCACCGGCGCTATCCGGATCTGGTGGTGCTGCATATCGATGCGCACACGGACACCTATCCGGAGGACGGCATCGACCGCATTCGCTACAGCACGGCCACCACGTTCGCCCGCGCCGCCGAGGAAGGCTTGGTGCAGACAGCCCATTCCTTCCACGTGGGCACGCGCGGGCCGACCTATCTGCAGAATGCCTGGTCCCATGCCAGCGCGCTGGGCTACCGGGTCATTCCCGACCACCTCATGCGCAAGCGTGGCATGGAGGACGTGCTGGCCGAAATCCACGATACCCTCGCCGGACGGCCGGTCTATCTCTGCTTCGACATGGACATTTTCGACCCGAGCTGCGCGCCCGGCGTGTGCACGCCGACCTGGGGCGGCCTCACGGCTTACGAGGGCCTGTCACTCATCCGTGCGCTGAAGGGCCTCAAGATCGTCGCCTATGACGTCAATACGGTGAGCCCGCCGCACGACCCGACCGGCATGACCGCCTTCCTGGCGGCGTCGTGCATGCGCGAGTTCCTGTTTCATGCCGCCCAGGGCCAGGCGCACGCCCGCTGA
- a CDS encoding M24 family metallopeptidase → MIAASRMPKRGFTPAEFEQRLARAQQIMHRHELDALFVTAPPNIRYFTGFDSQFWESPTRPWFVVVPREGKPIAVIPEIGAPEMALTWVDDIRTWPAPVPEDDGLSLLRSALEGLPRRFGRVGAELGREMSLRMPVVDFLRLRDSMRLEIADGSPALWEIRMVKTAAEIEHIHFICTIASEAYEALPSQLSIGESEREATRKLRIDIARRGADSTPFMPAISGPGGVPQIVCGPHDRIPEEGDILFIDTGSTFDGYFCDFDRNYAIGRISSEAARAHEAMWLATEAGIGAAVPGATTDDVWRAMGKIIEEAGPIGNNVGRLGHGLGLQLTEPPSHRPGDGTVIVENMVLTIEPGMEYAPGKMIVHEENVAITKDGARLLTKRAPREMPVIR, encoded by the coding sequence ATGATTGCAGCCAGCCGGATGCCGAAGCGCGGATTCACACCTGCGGAGTTCGAGCAGCGCCTCGCCCGTGCCCAACAGATCATGCACCGGCATGAGCTCGATGCGCTCTTTGTGACGGCCCCTCCCAACATCCGCTATTTCACCGGTTTCGACTCACAATTCTGGGAAAGCCCGACCCGGCCGTGGTTCGTGGTGGTTCCGCGCGAGGGCAAGCCTATTGCGGTCATTCCGGAAATCGGCGCGCCGGAGATGGCATTGACCTGGGTGGACGACATTCGCACCTGGCCAGCCCCGGTGCCTGAGGATGACGGCCTTTCGCTCTTGCGATCGGCACTCGAAGGGCTGCCCAGACGGTTCGGCCGGGTCGGCGCCGAGCTGGGTCGCGAAATGTCGCTCAGAATGCCGGTTGTCGACTTCCTCCGCCTGCGCGACAGCATGCGCCTGGAGATCGCTGACGGCTCCCCGGCGCTCTGGGAAATCCGCATGGTCAAGACCGCGGCCGAGATCGAGCACATCCATTTCATCTGCACCATCGCCAGCGAGGCCTACGAGGCGCTGCCCAGCCAGCTCTCCATCGGCGAGAGCGAGCGGGAGGCCACGAGGAAGCTGCGCATCGACATCGCGCGCCGGGGGGCGGATTCGACCCCGTTCATGCCGGCCATATCGGGGCCCGGTGGCGTTCCGCAGATCGTCTGCGGCCCCCATGACCGCATACCGGAAGAAGGCGACATCCTGTTCATCGATACCGGCTCGACCTTCGACGGCTATTTCTGCGATTTCGACCGCAACTACGCGATCGGCAGGATTTCGAGCGAGGCGGCACGCGCTCACGAGGCCATGTGGCTGGCGACCGAGGCGGGTATCGGCGCGGCCGTTCCGGGCGCAACCACGGACGATGTCTGGCGCGCCATGGGCAAGATCATCGAGGAGGCTGGCCCCATCGGCAACAATGTGGGCCGCCTCGGCCATGGGCTCGGGCTTCAGCTCACCGAGCCACCCTCGCACCGCCCCGGCGACGGCACCGTGATCGTGGAGAACATGGTGCTGACCATCGAGCCGGGAATGGAATATGCGCCCGGCAAGATGATCGTGCACGAGGAGAACGTTGCCATAACCAAGGATGGCGCGCGGCTGCTGACCAAGCGGGCGCCGCGCGAAATGCCGGTCATCCGCTGA
- a CDS encoding ABC transporter substrate-binding protein, with amino-acid sequence MLRRLMRLTSLACLLAMVASGAARADEKISFRLDWTIYGVHAPFFLALEKGLYKDEGLDVTISEGQGSATVVQQLAQGQDQLALIDFSTLLFSVEQGLPVTAVMRIVSDMLGVISPADAPINRPRELEGKIIAYAPSESSGIAFPSLMAADGGDIKKVNILSPATGAKNTLLLQRRADAIPGNINVQPAQIEKLGMKTTHFLYSDFGVSLMAQGIVANNVFLKEKPEAVRGFLRATIKALEMAKANPEEAVDAIIKRMPQQDRNRDVLLVQWQASLPGLTTKNTKDKPMGVMVAEDWAGMQDVMQKGGALDPKVKPEAIFTNDYLPQQ; translated from the coding sequence ATGTTACGCAGACTGATGCGTCTCACATCCCTGGCCTGTCTGTTGGCCATGGTGGCTTCGGGCGCGGCCCGGGCAGACGAGAAAATCAGCTTCAGGCTTGACTGGACCATTTACGGCGTACACGCCCCGTTCTTTCTGGCGCTGGAGAAGGGCCTCTACAAGGACGAGGGGCTGGACGTCACCATCAGCGAGGGCCAGGGCTCTGCCACGGTGGTGCAGCAGCTGGCGCAAGGCCAGGACCAGCTGGCGCTCATCGACTTTTCCACCTTGCTGTTCAGCGTCGAGCAGGGACTGCCGGTCACGGCGGTCATGCGCATCGTCAGCGACATGCTGGGCGTGATCTCGCCGGCGGATGCGCCGATCAACCGGCCGAGGGAGCTGGAAGGCAAGATCATCGCCTATGCGCCATCGGAGTCGAGCGGCATCGCCTTCCCATCGCTCATGGCGGCCGATGGCGGCGACATCAAGAAGGTGAACATCCTGAGCCCGGCGACCGGCGCGAAGAACACGCTGCTGCTGCAGCGGCGGGCTGACGCGATTCCCGGCAATATCAACGTGCAGCCGGCGCAGATCGAAAAGCTCGGCATGAAGACCACCCATTTTCTGTATTCGGATTTTGGCGTGAGCCTCATGGCGCAGGGAATCGTGGCCAACAATGTCTTCCTGAAGGAGAAGCCGGAGGCGGTGCGCGGCTTCCTGCGGGCGACCATCAAGGCGCTGGAAATGGCCAAGGCCAACCCGGAGGAAGCGGTCGACGCGATCATCAAGCGCATGCCGCAGCAGGACCGCAACCGCGATGTGCTGCTGGTGCAGTGGCAGGCTTCCTTGCCCGGCCTCACCACCAAGAACACCAAGGACAAGCCCATGGGCGTGATGGTGGCGGAGGATTGGGCGGGCATGCAGGATGTGATGCAGAAGGGTGGCGCCCTTGACCCGAAGGTGAAGCCAGAGGCGATCTTCACCAATGACTACCTGCCGCAGCAATAG
- a CDS encoding ketopantoate reductase family protein → MKICIIGAGAIGVFLAARLGRLGHEIAVVARGERAAAIRDKGIVLSSADGHPIHQRPGVAERTEALGLQDYVLVTVKGYSVPETAEILELLVRAGTQVVFVQNGLPWWYFAGEGSSVGEMLDPGGRLAVAVPRDNTIGCVTYANVRNTGLGEAHHVSDSTFILGRPDGRQDAALKRLAAAMADAGIDARVTADIRKEVWTKLWGNLAFNPISALTGAAMDEIILSPETRPLVIAMMSEARAVAEQTGVRFDMTVEERLAKAALAGAFRTSMLQDLEAGRRLEIDAIIGAVAALARDVGMATPSIDVILGLIRQKAKVLRLA, encoded by the coding sequence ATGAAGATCTGCATCATCGGCGCGGGCGCGATCGGCGTGTTCCTGGCCGCCCGGCTTGGGCGGCTCGGGCACGAGATCGCGGTGGTGGCGCGCGGCGAACGGGCAGCCGCCATTCGCGACAAGGGCATCGTGCTCTCCAGCGCCGATGGCCACCCGATCCATCAGCGGCCCGGTGTGGCCGAGCGCACGGAGGCGCTTGGGCTACAGGACTATGTGCTGGTGACGGTGAAGGGCTATTCGGTGCCGGAAACGGCCGAAATACTCGAGCTTTTGGTACGAGCCGGCACCCAGGTGGTGTTCGTGCAGAACGGGCTGCCCTGGTGGTATTTCGCCGGAGAGGGTTCGTCGGTCGGCGAAATGCTCGATCCGGGCGGGCGGCTGGCCGTCGCGGTGCCGCGGGATAACACCATCGGCTGCGTGACCTATGCCAATGTGCGCAATACCGGCCTTGGTGAAGCCCATCACGTGAGCGACAGCACCTTCATCCTGGGCCGGCCCGACGGCCGGCAGGACGCTGCGCTCAAGCGGCTTGCTGCCGCCATGGCCGATGCGGGTATTGATGCACGCGTCACGGCCGACATCCGCAAGGAGGTCTGGACCAAGCTGTGGGGCAACCTGGCGTTCAACCCGATCAGCGCCCTGACCGGTGCGGCGATGGACGAGATCATTCTCAGCCCCGAAACGCGGCCGCTGGTCATCGCCATGATGTCCGAGGCGCGGGCGGTGGCGGAGCAGACCGGCGTGCGCTTCGATATGACCGTCGAAGAGCGGCTGGCCAAGGCGGCGCTGGCGGGCGCGTTCCGCACCTCCATGCTGCAGGATCTAGAGGCTGGCCGGCGGCTGGAGATCGATGCCATTATCGGTGCGGTGGCGGCGCTCGCCCGCGATGTCGGGATGGCGACGCCGTCGATCGATGTCATTCTGGGTCTGATCAGGCAGAAGGCCAAGGTGCTCCGGCTCGCCTGA
- a CDS encoding aminopeptidase: MTSYPQNTAAIIDPVKLDRLAEVAIKVGLRLQPGQDLLLTAPVVALPLVRRIARHAYEAGAGLVTPILSDEEITLSRFRLAGDVSFDRAPAWLYEGMAKAFSANTARLAVVGDNPMLLSGEDPAKVSRANKANSVAYQPALEKIAGFDINWNIVAYPGASWARQVFPDDEESVAVAKLADAIFSASRVDGEDPISAWAAHNAALHRRTEWLNGERFQALHFTGPGTDLTVGLADGHQWQGGASTANNGIVCNPNIPTEEVFTTPHALRVDGYVASTKPLSYQGTLIDQIAVRFEAGRIVEARAARGEEVLNKVLDTDEGARRLGEVALVPHSSPISKSGILFFNTLFDENASCHVALGQCYSKCFVGGDKLQPGEITAQGGNKSLIHIDWMIGSNAIDIDGIRADGSRVPVFRQGEWA; encoded by the coding sequence ATGACCAGCTATCCCCAGAACACCGCAGCTATCATCGATCCGGTGAAGCTCGACCGGCTCGCCGAGGTGGCCATCAAGGTCGGACTGAGGTTGCAGCCGGGCCAGGACCTGCTGCTTACGGCACCGGTTGTGGCACTGCCTTTGGTGCGCCGCATCGCCAGGCACGCCTATGAGGCGGGCGCGGGGCTCGTCACCCCGATTCTGTCGGACGAGGAGATTACCCTCAGCCGGTTCCGCTTAGCCGGGGACGTAAGCTTCGACCGCGCGCCGGCTTGGCTCTATGAGGGCATGGCCAAGGCGTTTTCGGCAAACACAGCTCGGCTGGCCGTTGTCGGCGACAACCCGATGCTTCTCTCCGGCGAGGACCCGGCGAAGGTCTCGCGCGCCAACAAGGCCAACTCGGTCGCCTACCAGCCGGCCCTCGAAAAAATTGCCGGGTTCGACATCAACTGGAACATCGTGGCTTATCCCGGTGCGTCCTGGGCAAGGCAAGTTTTTCCGGACGATGAGGAGAGCGTGGCGGTGGCCAAGCTGGCGGACGCGATCTTCTCGGCGTCGCGGGTGGATGGGGAAGACCCGATCTCGGCATGGGCCGCCCACAACGCGGCGCTGCACCGCCGCACGGAATGGCTCAACGGGGAGCGCTTCCAGGCGCTTCACTTCACCGGGCCGGGTACAGACCTGACCGTCGGCCTGGCCGACGGGCATCAGTGGCAGGGCGGCGCCTCCACCGCGAACAACGGCATCGTCTGCAATCCGAATATTCCGACCGAGGAGGTGTTCACGACCCCACACGCGTTGAGGGTGGACGGGTATGTGGCGAGTACAAAGCCCCTCTCCTACCAGGGCACGCTGATCGACCAGATCGCGGTGCGGTTCGAAGCGGGCCGCATTGTCGAGGCCAGGGCGGCACGCGGCGAGGAGGTGCTGAACAAGGTGCTGGACACGGACGAAGGCGCACGCCGTCTCGGCGAGGTGGCCCTGGTGCCGCATTCCTCGCCGATCTCGAAGAGCGGCATCCTCTTCTTCAACACGCTGTTCGACGAGAACGCCTCGTGCCACGTGGCGCTCGGCCAGTGCTATTCCAAGTGTTTCGTCGGCGGCGACAAGCTGCAGCCGGGGGAGATTACCGCGCAGGGCGGCAACAAGAGCCTCATCCATATCGACTGGATGATCGGCTCGAACGCCATCGATATCGACGGTATTCGTGCCGACGGCAGCCGCGTGCCCGTGTTCCGGCAGGGCGAGTGGGCGTGA
- a CDS encoding arginase family protein, with the protein MPNNPSLDALFGSKDANTFLGIEACADLNALSAPIAIIGAPCASPYAAVGAYCRNGPDALRAAAAPLAANRSHYDFDSGGPLFPSGAVAAVDCGNLPFDEKDAAGNREIIRNAISTIRRRGAVPIVLGGDDSIPIPVLEALGDGKTYTILQIDAHIDWRDEHMGERHGLSSTMRRASEMPHIERIIQVGARGIGSARAQDVQDALDWGVHFVTAYQLHQQGPEAALAQIPAGADIVISIDADAMDPAIVPSVIGRSPGGLSYYQMVELIKGAGERGRIAAVNFVEFMPERDIDGLGALNCARVIMTIMGVLARQISR; encoded by the coding sequence ATGCCCAACAATCCCAGCCTTGATGCTCTTTTCGGATCGAAGGATGCGAACACGTTCCTCGGCATCGAGGCCTGCGCCGATCTGAACGCCCTGAGCGCGCCCATCGCGATCATCGGCGCGCCCTGCGCGAGCCCATATGCGGCGGTCGGAGCCTATTGCCGAAATGGGCCCGACGCGCTTCGGGCTGCGGCAGCGCCCCTTGCGGCAAACCGGTCGCATTACGACTTCGACAGCGGCGGGCCGTTGTTTCCAAGCGGTGCGGTTGCGGCGGTCGATTGCGGAAACCTGCCGTTCGATGAGAAGGATGCCGCGGGGAATCGCGAGATCATCCGCAATGCGATCTCCACCATCCGTCGACGCGGCGCGGTGCCGATCGTGCTGGGTGGGGACGACTCCATCCCCATTCCCGTTTTGGAGGCGCTGGGCGACGGCAAGACCTACACCATCCTCCAGATCGATGCCCATATCGACTGGCGCGACGAACATATGGGCGAGCGGCACGGGCTGTCGTCGACCATGCGGCGGGCGTCGGAGATGCCGCACATCGAAAGGATCATACAGGTCGGCGCGCGGGGCATCGGCTCGGCGCGGGCCCAGGACGTACAAGACGCGCTGGACTGGGGCGTGCACTTCGTCACCGCCTATCAGCTTCACCAGCAAGGTCCTGAAGCAGCGCTTGCGCAGATCCCGGCGGGTGCCGACATCGTCATCTCGATTGATGCCGACGCCATGGATCCCGCCATCGTGCCCAGCGTCATCGGCCGTTCCCCGGGCGGGCTCAGCTATTACCAGATGGTCGAGCTCATCAAAGGGGCCGGCGAGCGCGGCCGCATCGCAGCGGTGAACTTCGTCGAGTTCATGCCGGAGCGCGACATAGATGGCCTCGGTGCGCTCAATTGCGCGCGGGTGATCATGACCATCATGGGCGTTCTCGCCCGGCAGATCTCGCGATAG